Proteins from one Amycolatopsis endophytica genomic window:
- a CDS encoding type VII secretion protein EccE — MITTGQQPQAAAQFDARGDGSAELRAQSRGQAWFRPVRGRGRLGVVSLARLLAFEIVLVVVAAVGVQRMWALIVAGVIGLAVIVLMFGRSKGRWWTESLMLWAGFRSRRGASGEKREDPRLAALCELAPDLIVEDIDGPADTKLGMGSDEAGWFAVLEVSGGAGMATPPVPLAALARTAAEAEQAGVVMQVVTHSVPAREAGARDRALWIAVRLDARAVAESMIDSPAGRLDVPTVLAEITRRAERVLRRRGLQARMLTADELVDALARSCDLLPGVGTARVHETWDAWHSRRLRHGCFWVQSWPDPDRGTGLLAALSEVPAELVSVALLLEPSYDGTTLRCLVRVAATPQRFGQVCDLVKTLAGRNGARVSRLDGQHAPAVYASAPSGGGAR; from the coding sequence GTGATCACGACTGGCCAGCAGCCGCAGGCCGCCGCGCAGTTCGATGCGCGCGGCGACGGCTCCGCCGAGCTGCGCGCCCAGTCCAGAGGGCAGGCTTGGTTCCGTCCCGTGCGCGGCCGCGGGCGGCTCGGGGTGGTGAGCCTCGCCCGCCTGCTGGCGTTCGAAATCGTGCTCGTGGTGGTCGCCGCGGTCGGCGTCCAGCGGATGTGGGCGCTGATCGTCGCCGGCGTGATCGGTCTCGCGGTGATCGTGCTGATGTTCGGGCGCTCCAAGGGCCGCTGGTGGACGGAGAGCCTGATGCTGTGGGCGGGTTTCCGCTCGCGCCGCGGGGCTTCCGGGGAGAAGCGGGAGGACCCACGGCTGGCCGCGCTGTGCGAGCTGGCGCCGGACCTGATCGTCGAGGACATCGACGGTCCCGCCGACACCAAGCTCGGCATGGGCAGCGATGAGGCCGGCTGGTTCGCCGTGCTGGAGGTGAGTGGTGGCGCCGGGATGGCGACACCACCGGTACCGCTGGCCGCGCTGGCCCGCACCGCCGCGGAGGCCGAACAGGCCGGTGTCGTCATGCAGGTCGTGACGCATTCCGTGCCCGCGCGTGAGGCCGGGGCCCGCGACCGCGCCTTATGGATCGCGGTGCGGCTCGACGCGCGAGCGGTCGCCGAATCGATGATCGATTCGCCAGCCGGGCGTCTCGACGTGCCCACGGTGCTGGCCGAGATCACCCGTCGCGCCGAACGGGTGCTGCGGCGGCGCGGGCTGCAGGCGCGGATGCTGACCGCCGACGAGCTGGTGGACGCGCTCGCCCGGTCCTGCGACCTGCTGCCCGGCGTCGGCACCGCACGGGTGCACGAGACCTGGGATGCCTGGCACTCCCGGCGGTTGCGGCACGGTTGTTTCTGGGTCCAGTCGTGGCCGGACCCGGACCGTGGCACCGGCCTGCTCGCCGCGCTGTCCGAGGTGCCCGCTGAGCTGGTCAGCGTCGCGCTGCTGCTCGAGCCCTCCTACGACGGCACCACGCTGCGCTGCCTGGTGCGGGTGGCCGCGACGCCGCAGCGTTTCGGGCAGGTGTGTGATCTGGTGAAGACCCTGGCCGGGCGCAACGGTGCCCGCGTGTCCCGTTTGGACGGTCAGCACGCGCCCGCCGTGTATGCTTCGGCACCGAGCGGGGGAGGTGCACGATGA
- a CDS encoding sigma-70 family RNA polymerase sigma factor, giving the protein MTRPLHEPADPVRAYLNGISRSELLTLEEEVTLAKRIEAGLYAQHVLATTRVLEPARRADLLTIAEEGRSAKNRLLEANLRLVVSVAKRYTGRGMSLLDLIQEGNLGLIRAVEKYDYTPGFKFSTYATWWIRQAISRALADQSRTIRIPVHLAEQVNRVLAARRELSTRLGREPGHDDIAAELSLTPFQVIELLSYNEEPISLDQTVGTDGSSVLADLLCHPARPGVPSSYHVLRREIDDLLATLKPREQQVIRLRCGLDDGRQRTLEEVGRELGVTRERIRQIERRTLGKLREESRTSRLQAYVS; this is encoded by the coding sequence GTGACCCGACCGCTTCACGAGCCGGCCGATCCGGTCCGGGCGTACCTCAACGGCATCAGCCGCTCCGAACTCCTGACCCTGGAGGAGGAGGTCACGCTCGCGAAACGGATCGAGGCCGGCCTTTACGCCCAGCACGTGCTGGCGACCACGCGGGTGCTCGAGCCGGCGCGGCGCGCCGACCTGCTCACCATCGCCGAGGAGGGCCGGTCCGCCAAGAACCGGTTACTGGAGGCCAACCTGCGGCTGGTCGTCAGCGTCGCCAAGCGCTACACCGGGCGGGGCATGTCGCTGCTGGACCTGATCCAGGAGGGCAACCTCGGGCTGATCCGCGCGGTGGAGAAGTACGACTACACGCCGGGTTTCAAATTCTCCACCTACGCCACCTGGTGGATCCGTCAGGCGATCAGCAGGGCGCTGGCCGACCAGTCCCGCACCATCCGGATTCCGGTGCACCTGGCCGAGCAGGTCAACCGGGTCCTGGCCGCGCGACGCGAGCTGTCCACCAGGCTGGGCCGCGAGCCGGGCCACGACGACATCGCCGCGGAGCTGAGCCTGACGCCGTTTCAGGTGATCGAGTTGCTGTCGTACAACGAGGAACCGATCAGTCTCGACCAGACGGTGGGCACGGACGGCAGCAGCGTGCTCGCCGATCTGCTGTGCCATCCGGCCCGTCCGGGTGTGCCGTCGTCCTACCACGTGCTGCGCCGTGAGATCGACGATCTGCTGGCCACGCTGAAACCGCGTGAGCAGCAGGTGATCCGGCTGCGCTGCGGCCTGGACGACGGCCGCCAGCGCACGCTGGAGGAGGTCGGCCGCGAACTCGGGGTGACGCGCGAGCGGATCCGTCAGATCGAGCGACGCACGCTGGGCAAGCTGCGTGAGGAGTCCCGCACCTCGCGGCTGCAGGCCTACGTCTCCTGA
- a CDS encoding 5-oxoprolinase subunit C family protein, translating into MAATLEVVDSGPLSTVQDLGRPGYAAIGVTESGAADRASLRLANRLAGNDEGAAAIEVTFGGFAARATTDVVVAVTGAPCPITVERRGAPMNAALRVPAGEEFRLGWPATGLRSYVAVRGGIAVEPVLGSRATDLLSGLGPEPMRRGTVLPLGGASRCPADPGFTPVAAPPSDELALRILPGPRDDWFTESALKTLLAQPYAVTSESNRIGIRLDGPVLPRARHGDLVGEGMVTGALQVPPSGKPTLFLADHPVTGGYPVIAVVVTDDVDKAAQARPGLRVRFDLATVS; encoded by the coding sequence ATGGCCGCCACGCTTGAGGTCGTCGACAGCGGCCCGCTGTCGACAGTCCAGGATCTGGGACGGCCCGGGTACGCCGCGATCGGCGTCACCGAGTCCGGCGCCGCCGACCGCGCGTCGCTGCGGTTGGCGAACCGCTTGGCAGGCAACGACGAAGGTGCCGCCGCGATCGAGGTGACCTTCGGCGGTTTCGCCGCCCGCGCGACCACGGACGTCGTCGTCGCGGTCACGGGTGCGCCGTGCCCGATCACCGTGGAGCGCAGGGGTGCGCCGATGAATGCCGCGCTGCGGGTTCCGGCGGGCGAGGAGTTCCGGCTGGGCTGGCCTGCGACGGGGCTGCGCAGTTATGTGGCGGTGCGGGGCGGGATCGCGGTCGAGCCGGTCCTCGGTTCGCGGGCGACCGATCTGTTGTCCGGTCTGGGTCCGGAGCCGATGCGGCGCGGGACGGTGCTGCCGCTGGGTGGCGCGTCCCGATGTCCGGCGGACCCGGGTTTCACGCCGGTGGCCGCCCCCCCGTCGGACGAGCTGGCGTTGCGGATTCTGCCGGGCCCGCGCGACGACTGGTTCACCGAGTCGGCCCTGAAAACCTTGCTGGCGCAACCGTATGCGGTGACCTCGGAGAGCAACCGGATCGGGATCCGCCTGGACGGCCCGGTTCTGCCGCGTGCCCGGCACGGTGACCTGGTCGGCGAAGGAATGGTCACCGGCGCGCTCCAGGTGCCGCCGTCGGGCAAGCCGACCCTGTTCCTGGCCGATCACCCGGTGACCGGCGGTTATCCGGTGATCGCCGTCGTGGTCACGGACGACGTCGACAAAGCAGCCCAGGCGCGCCCCGGGCTGCGGGTGCGTTTCGACCTCGCCACTGTGTCCTGA
- a CDS encoding C40 family peptidase, with the protein MPGRIRRLVVFPVACAVAMTALLGLTAPAGATQLSTGDRIVSAAAAEAGTPYRSGGTSPKGFDCSGLTQYAHKQVGIDLPRTSREQRAAVRSVPKSDMHPGDLVFFADGGTVYHVGIFAGDNQIWAAPESGDVVRLQKIWTSSYSVGRAW; encoded by the coding sequence ATGCCTGGTCGAATACGCAGGCTGGTGGTTTTCCCGGTCGCCTGCGCGGTGGCCATGACGGCCCTGCTGGGCCTGACCGCCCCCGCCGGTGCGACGCAGCTCAGCACCGGCGACCGGATCGTCAGCGCGGCGGCCGCGGAGGCCGGCACGCCCTACCGTTCCGGCGGCACGAGCCCGAAGGGTTTCGACTGCTCAGGACTGACGCAGTACGCGCACAAGCAGGTCGGCATCGATCTGCCGCGCACCTCCCGCGAGCAACGGGCGGCCGTGCGAAGCGTACCCAAGTCGGACATGCACCCGGGCGACCTGGTGTTCTTCGCCGACGGCGGCACTGTCTACCACGTCGGCATCTTCGCAGGCGACAACCAGATCTGGGCAGCACCCGAATCCGGCGACGTCGTGCGATTGCAGAAGATCTGGACCAGTTCCTACAGCGTCGGTCGCGCGTGGTGA
- a CDS encoding PadR family transcriptional regulator: MPRRALDNPLVLAVLGLLLEAPSHPYQMLAELRARSESRAKAINRGTLYDVVEALVAAEWLVPQGVERSGNRPERTVYTLTEVGRRELIRRLDAQIREPRREFTEFLGAVTYLGALGPDGAVDALTARARRLSERIEADEARLSAALDTVPRLHVIEAEYALHIARAELAWIEGLIGEIHAGSLTWPSRKD, from the coding sequence ATGCCACGTCGCGCGTTGGACAATCCACTCGTCCTGGCCGTGCTGGGCCTGCTCCTGGAGGCCCCGAGCCACCCCTACCAAATGCTCGCCGAACTTCGTGCTCGCAGTGAGAGTCGCGCGAAGGCCATCAACCGGGGCACCCTGTACGACGTCGTCGAGGCGTTGGTCGCCGCGGAATGGCTTGTACCGCAAGGCGTCGAGCGCAGCGGCAATCGTCCCGAGCGCACTGTCTACACGCTCACGGAGGTCGGCCGCCGGGAACTGATCCGGCGGTTGGACGCACAGATCCGCGAGCCTCGGCGCGAGTTCACCGAGTTCCTCGGCGCGGTGACCTACCTCGGCGCGCTCGGTCCGGACGGGGCGGTCGACGCACTCACCGCACGCGCACGACGCCTGTCCGAGCGCATCGAGGCCGACGAGGCCCGCTTGTCCGCGGCGCTCGACACCGTCCCCCGCCTGCACGTGATCGAGGCCGAGTACGCCCTTCACATCGCACGCGCGGAACTCGCCTGGATCGAGGGCCTCATCGGAGAAATCCACGCCGGTTCCCTGACCTGGCCGTCGCGAAAGGACTGA
- a CDS encoding TetR/AcrR family transcriptional regulator, which produces MTEPESATPRRRPGGRTARKREMVIDAAMSLLVEVTYEDLTVDAVADRAGVHRATVYRRWGDVGGLIADVFETASDDEWAPADTGSLFGDLVSINREVFDALEVESSLTRTLISASFHWDQAANALRSFWRDRYRRCEVVVDRAVVRGEVPTGTNANRVVVTATAPIYHRLVLLREPPDPAVVEDAARDAVAAARAQVLSG; this is translated from the coding sequence ATGACCGAGCCGGAGTCCGCAACTCCCCGTCGCCGACCGGGTGGCCGCACCGCCCGCAAGCGCGAGATGGTGATCGACGCCGCCATGTCGTTGCTGGTCGAGGTCACGTATGAGGACCTGACGGTGGATGCGGTGGCCGACCGGGCGGGCGTGCACCGGGCCACGGTCTACCGGCGGTGGGGTGACGTGGGCGGTCTGATCGCGGACGTCTTCGAGACCGCGTCCGACGACGAGTGGGCGCCCGCGGACACGGGTTCCCTGTTCGGTGACCTGGTGTCGATCAACCGCGAGGTGTTCGACGCGCTGGAGGTGGAGTCGTCGCTCACCCGCACGCTGATCAGCGCGTCGTTCCACTGGGACCAGGCGGCGAACGCGCTGCGCTCGTTCTGGCGCGACCGGTACCGGCGGTGCGAAGTGGTGGTCGACCGCGCGGTGGTCCGGGGCGAGGTACCGACCGGCACGAACGCGAACCGGGTCGTGGTGACGGCGACGGCGCCGATCTACCACCGGCTGGTGCTACTGCGGGAGCCGCCCGATCCGGCAGTGGTGGAGGACGCGGCCCGTGACGCGGTGGCGGCGGCGCGGGCGCAGGTGCTCAGTGGATGA
- a CDS encoding ABC-F family ATP-binding cassette domain-containing protein, producing MPAQLSVHDLTKRFDGRPVLDAVTCSFKPGGRTAVVGENGSGKTTMLRLLAGYERPDEGEVIVRADGGVGYLSQDAGLPGHLTVDDVLDEALRDVRSLAARLRELEARMAEGEGLAEYGELLSLFELRGGYAAESRAELVLHGLGLSGLARNRVLGSLSGGERVRLHLASMLVAAPEVLLLDEPTNHLDESALTWLEDHLRARRGTTVVVSHDRVFLERVASELVEVDGDTHTVTRYGNGYGGYLSEKAAQRQRWAAEHQQWRADVDRQRAAIDTTAREVAPARAMKDRNKMAYDRAGGRVQRSLASRVRNAEGRLRRLLADPVPPPPEPLRFTGSFDGAGAGGVLLDATGVSVTGRLRPTGLTAKAGGRLLITGGNGSGKSTLLRVLAGELAPDTGAVRRCGAIGYLPQEVRVLPADQTVRAAVGVPTDVLLSLGLFTRDQLDRRASAVSTGQRQRVALARLLTRPVDVLLLDEPTNHLSLALVEELEEALADFAGAVVLVSHDRGLRRRWSGDHLDLTSKEG from the coding sequence TTGCCTGCCCAGCTCTCCGTTCACGACCTCACGAAACGCTTCGACGGCCGTCCCGTCCTGGACGCGGTCACCTGTTCGTTCAAGCCCGGCGGCCGTACCGCGGTCGTCGGCGAGAACGGATCCGGGAAGACGACGATGCTCCGGCTCCTGGCCGGATACGAGCGCCCGGACGAGGGCGAGGTCATCGTGCGGGCCGACGGTGGCGTCGGGTACCTCTCCCAGGATGCCGGACTTCCCGGACACCTGACGGTCGACGACGTCCTGGACGAGGCCCTGCGCGATGTGCGTTCCCTGGCCGCTCGCCTCCGCGAACTTGAGGCGCGGATGGCCGAGGGCGAGGGGCTCGCCGAGTACGGCGAGCTGCTGAGCCTGTTCGAGCTGCGCGGCGGGTACGCGGCCGAATCCCGGGCGGAGCTGGTCCTGCACGGTCTCGGTCTGAGCGGGCTCGCCCGGAATCGTGTGCTCGGCAGTCTGTCCGGTGGCGAGCGCGTCCGCCTGCACCTCGCGTCGATGCTGGTGGCCGCGCCGGAGGTGCTGCTGCTCGACGAGCCGACCAACCACCTGGACGAGAGCGCCCTGACCTGGCTCGAGGACCACCTGCGGGCACGCCGTGGCACCACCGTGGTCGTGTCACACGATCGGGTTTTCCTCGAGCGGGTGGCCTCGGAACTGGTCGAAGTGGACGGTGACACGCACACCGTCACCCGATATGGCAACGGCTACGGCGGTTACCTGTCCGAGAAAGCCGCGCAACGGCAGCGTTGGGCGGCCGAGCACCAGCAGTGGCGCGCGGATGTCGATCGCCAGCGCGCGGCGATCGACACCACCGCACGGGAGGTTGCTCCGGCGAGGGCCATGAAGGACCGCAACAAGATGGCCTACGACCGGGCGGGCGGCCGGGTGCAGCGGTCGCTCGCGAGCCGCGTCCGCAACGCCGAGGGACGACTGCGGCGGTTGCTCGCCGATCCGGTGCCACCACCACCGGAACCGTTGCGGTTCACCGGTTCCTTCGACGGAGCAGGAGCCGGCGGAGTCCTCCTCGACGCGACGGGCGTGAGCGTGACGGGCAGGCTCCGGCCGACCGGCCTGACCGCCAAGGCAGGCGGACGGCTGCTCATCACCGGCGGCAACGGCTCGGGCAAGAGCACCCTGCTGCGGGTGCTGGCCGGCGAACTGGCCCCGGACACGGGCGCGGTGCGACGGTGCGGCGCCATCGGCTACCTGCCACAGGAGGTCCGGGTCCTTCCGGCGGACCAGACGGTCCGGGCGGCAGTCGGCGTTCCCACCGACGTCCTGCTGTCACTCGGCCTGTTCACCCGGGACCAGCTGGACCGCCGGGCGAGCGCTGTGTCGACCGGGCAACGGCAGCGGGTGGCCCTGGCGCGGCTGCTGACCCGTCCGGTGGACGTGCTGCTGCTCGACGAACCGACCAACCACCTCTCGCTCGCCCTTGTCGAGGAGCTGGAGGAGGCACTGGCGGACTTCGCCGGCGCGGTGGTGCTCGTGAGCCACGACCGCGGGCTGCGACGGCGCTGGTCCGGTGACCACCTCGACCTCACCAGCAAGGAAGGCTGA
- a CDS encoding Vgb family protein, whose translation MQFDEITVPGKGPYGITAGPDGRMWATLVHDGQIARVGDAVEVFDLDPGCGPAVITPGPDGALWFSRLHDHRIGRITVDGTASSFTVPSPDAGPYGITTGPDGALWFTEMNLDRIGRIDGDGGVHEIPLGLEGCFASTIVTGGDGALWVTLNQADAIARVTVDGEVTTFPLPTEKAAPVGIARGDDGAVWFVEIGAGQIGRITPDGDVTEFPLPDRAARPHAITPDGEGGCWFTEWGASRLGHVGPDGGFEHFAFPAPGSEPHGLAVAPDGSLWVALEIGSVAVLRP comes from the coding sequence ATGCAGTTCGACGAGATCACGGTTCCCGGGAAAGGGCCCTACGGCATCACGGCCGGGCCGGACGGCCGGATGTGGGCGACGCTGGTACACGATGGACAGATCGCCCGCGTCGGGGACGCGGTGGAGGTGTTCGACCTGGATCCCGGCTGCGGGCCGGCCGTCATCACTCCGGGGCCGGACGGCGCACTGTGGTTCAGCCGCCTGCACGACCACCGCATCGGGCGCATCACCGTGGACGGCACGGCGTCGTCGTTCACGGTGCCGTCCCCGGACGCGGGACCGTACGGCATCACGACCGGACCGGACGGCGCACTGTGGTTCACCGAGATGAACCTCGACCGGATCGGGCGCATCGACGGCGACGGCGGCGTGCACGAAATCCCACTCGGGCTGGAGGGGTGTTTCGCGTCCACGATCGTCACGGGCGGCGATGGTGCGCTGTGGGTGACGCTGAATCAAGCCGATGCGATTGCCCGTGTCACGGTCGACGGCGAGGTCACGACGTTCCCGTTGCCGACCGAGAAGGCCGCACCGGTCGGCATCGCCCGCGGCGACGACGGCGCGGTGTGGTTCGTCGAGATCGGGGCCGGACAGATCGGCCGGATCACCCCGGACGGGGACGTCACGGAGTTCCCGCTCCCCGACCGGGCGGCCCGCCCGCACGCCATCACCCCCGACGGCGAGGGTGGCTGCTGGTTCACGGAGTGGGGCGCCAGCCGGCTCGGACACGTGGGGCCGGACGGCGGCTTCGAACACTTCGCGTTTCCCGCGCCAGGCTCCGAGCCACACGGGCTCGCCGTCGCCCCGGACGGGTCCCTATGGGTGGCGCTGGAGATCGGGAGCGTGGCAGTGCTCCGTCCCTGA
- a CDS encoding tripartite tricarboxylate transporter permease — MDLSNLWAGFGTALTPSHLLFAAIGVVLGTAIGVLPGIGPAMAVALLLPVTYGLDPTAAFIMFAGIYYGGMFGGSTTSILLNTPGESAAVVTAIEGNPMARKGRGPQALAAAAIGHFVGGIIGTIALVLLAPLIADLAVDIGAPDYFAIMVLAFIAVTSVLGKSRVRGYASLLIGLTIGLVGLDEMTGQSRLTFGSLHLADGVDVVIVAVGLFAVGESLWVAAHLRQSQAKAIPVGRPWLSRGDLRRTWKPWLRGPVIGFPFGAIPAGGAEIPTFLSYVTEKRLSRRKDEFGSGAIEGVAGPESTASASAAGTLVSMLTLGLPTTAVAAVMLAAFQQYGIQPGPLLFQRESALVWALIASLFVGLVLLLLINLPMAPVWARLLRIPRPYLYAGILFFASVGAYAVSGSVIDLILLYVIGVIGFVMRRFGLPVLPAIIGVILGPAAEQQMRRALQISDGELSGLFDSPLAIAVYVLVAVLLAWPLVRKLVRRRESVEV; from the coding sequence ATGGACCTGTCGAATCTGTGGGCGGGTTTCGGCACCGCGCTGACCCCGTCACACCTGCTGTTCGCCGCGATCGGCGTGGTGCTGGGCACCGCGATCGGGGTGCTGCCGGGCATCGGCCCGGCGATGGCGGTGGCACTGCTGCTGCCGGTGACCTACGGCCTCGACCCGACGGCGGCGTTCATCATGTTCGCCGGTATCTACTACGGCGGTATGTTCGGTGGCTCGACGACATCGATCCTGCTGAACACGCCGGGGGAGAGCGCCGCGGTCGTCACGGCGATCGAGGGCAATCCCATGGCACGCAAGGGCCGCGGCCCGCAGGCCCTGGCCGCCGCCGCGATCGGGCACTTCGTGGGCGGCATCATCGGCACGATCGCGCTGGTGCTGCTGGCGCCGCTGATCGCGGACCTGGCCGTCGACATCGGCGCGCCGGACTACTTCGCGATCATGGTGCTGGCCTTCATCGCCGTGACGTCGGTCCTGGGCAAGTCCCGTGTCCGCGGGTACGCCTCCTTGCTGATCGGCTTGACGATCGGTCTGGTGGGGCTGGACGAGATGACCGGCCAGTCCCGGCTGACGTTCGGGTCACTGCACCTCGCGGACGGGGTGGACGTGGTGATCGTCGCGGTCGGCCTGTTCGCCGTCGGCGAGTCGCTGTGGGTCGCGGCGCACCTGCGGCAGAGCCAGGCGAAAGCGATCCCCGTCGGACGGCCGTGGCTGTCGCGGGGCGACCTGCGCCGCACGTGGAAGCCGTGGCTGCGTGGCCCGGTGATCGGTTTCCCGTTCGGCGCGATTCCGGCCGGTGGCGCCGAAATCCCGACGTTCCTGTCCTACGTGACGGAGAAACGCCTGTCCCGCCGCAAGGACGAGTTCGGGTCCGGAGCGATCGAAGGCGTGGCGGGTCCCGAGTCGACGGCCAGCGCGTCCGCGGCCGGGACACTGGTGTCGATGCTGACGCTGGGCCTGCCCACGACAGCGGTCGCCGCGGTGATGCTGGCGGCCTTCCAGCAGTACGGCATCCAGCCGGGTCCGCTGCTGTTCCAGCGGGAGTCCGCGCTGGTGTGGGCGTTGATCGCGAGCCTGTTCGTCGGGCTGGTGCTGTTGCTGCTGATCAACCTGCCGATGGCGCCGGTGTGGGCGAGGCTGCTGCGGATCCCGCGCCCGTACCTGTACGCGGGCATCCTGTTCTTCGCCAGCGTCGGGGCGTACGCCGTCAGTGGTTCGGTGATCGATCTGATCCTCCTCTACGTCATCGGTGTGATCGGTTTCGTGATGCGGCGTTTCGGTCTGCCGGTGCTGCCGGCGATCATCGGCGTCATCCTGGGCCCGGCGGCGGAGCAACAGATGCGCCGGGCACTCCAGATCAGCGACGGTGAATTGAGCGGCTTGTTCGACTCCCCTCTGGCGATCGCGGTGTACGTGCTGGTGGCGGTGCTGCTGGCGTGGCCATTGGTGCGCAAGCTGGTGCGCCGGCGCGAATCCGTGGAGGTCTGA
- a CDS encoding tripartite tricarboxylate transporter TctB family protein, with product MSVVEEETSPRSKSWWRAHSELGVCAFLFAVGVLVLADALRIPADFTQRGPVGPKAVPVLVGSLLLLVALLLARDVLRGGRGEAEAGEDVDLDAPADWRTVLLLSGAFLANAALIGTLGFPLSSAIMFWGAAYALGSRHLVRDPLIAAAVSLVTWFAFTVLLGVPLPGGPLMGVL from the coding sequence ATGAGCGTGGTCGAGGAAGAGACGTCGCCGCGATCGAAGTCGTGGTGGCGCGCGCATTCCGAACTCGGTGTGTGCGCGTTCCTGTTCGCGGTCGGCGTGCTGGTGCTGGCCGACGCGCTGCGGATCCCGGCGGATTTCACGCAGCGCGGGCCGGTGGGCCCCAAGGCGGTGCCGGTTCTCGTCGGCTCGTTGTTGCTGCTCGTGGCGTTGCTGCTGGCACGCGACGTGCTGCGCGGCGGCCGCGGCGAGGCGGAAGCCGGGGAGGACGTCGACCTCGACGCCCCCGCCGACTGGCGGACGGTGCTGTTGTTGTCGGGAGCCTTCCTGGCCAACGCGGCGCTGATCGGCACCCTCGGTTTCCCGCTGTCGTCGGCGATCATGTTCTGGGGCGCGGCCTACGCGCTGGGCAGCAGGCACCTGGTGCGCGACCCGTTGATCGCGGCCGCGGTGTCGCTCGTGACCTGGTTCGCGTTCACCGTGCTGCTGGGTGTTCCGCTGCCCGGCGGCCCACTGATGGGGGTGCTGTAG
- a CDS encoding Bug family tripartite tricarboxylate transporter substrate binding protein, which translates to MKNRKAWLAVFGAAAALLLVPPLVTAGGEETGPQIRGLRMMVPNSPGGGYDITARTAVKAVEDAGLNGNVEVFNLPGAGGTVGLGRLVNERGNGKLAMSMGLGVVGSVYTNKSPSSLQDTTAVAKLTEESDIIVVSKDSPYQTIQQLVGAWKADPGSVPVGGGSAPGGPDHLAPMLMAQAAGIPPTRVNYIPFDGGGELMASVLGGKVAFGVSGIGETRDQIDAGALRALAVTGPVRVPGIDAPTLQESGVDVAFTNWRGIVAPPGLSDSDRERLIGLFTRLQDTPQWQEALQRNGWTPAFQPGDEFAAFLKTENDRVASVLKELGLA; encoded by the coding sequence ATGAAGAATCGCAAGGCGTGGCTCGCCGTTTTCGGCGCCGCCGCGGCACTCCTGCTCGTTCCCCCGCTGGTGACGGCGGGCGGCGAGGAGACCGGGCCCCAGATCCGGGGTCTGCGGATGATGGTTCCCAACTCGCCCGGCGGCGGCTACGACATCACGGCCCGCACGGCGGTGAAGGCGGTCGAGGACGCCGGGCTCAACGGCAACGTCGAGGTGTTCAACCTGCCCGGCGCCGGCGGCACGGTCGGCCTCGGGCGGCTGGTGAACGAACGTGGTAACGGCAAACTGGCCATGTCCATGGGCCTCGGTGTGGTCGGCTCGGTGTACACGAACAAGTCGCCGTCGTCGCTGCAGGACACGACGGCGGTGGCGAAGCTGACCGAAGAGTCCGACATCATCGTGGTCAGCAAGGACTCGCCCTACCAGACGATCCAGCAGCTGGTGGGGGCGTGGAAGGCCGACCCGGGCAGCGTGCCCGTCGGTGGCGGTTCGGCGCCCGGCGGCCCGGACCACCTGGCGCCGATGCTGATGGCCCAGGCAGCGGGGATCCCGCCGACGCGGGTCAACTACATCCCGTTCGACGGTGGCGGCGAGCTGATGGCGTCCGTGCTGGGCGGCAAGGTGGCGTTCGGGGTCTCCGGCATCGGTGAAACCCGCGACCAGATCGACGCCGGCGCGCTGCGGGCACTGGCGGTGACGGGCCCGGTGCGGGTGCCGGGCATCGACGCGCCCACGCTGCAGGAGTCCGGTGTGGACGTCGCGTTCACCAACTGGCGCGGCATCGTCGCGCCACCCGGTCTCTCGGACAGTGACCGCGAGCGGTTGATCGGCCTGTTCACGCGCCTGCAGGACACGCCACAGTGGCAGGAGGCGTTGCAGCGCAACGGATGGACACCGGCCTTCCAGCCCGGGGACGAGTTCGCGGCGTTCCTGAAGACGGAGAACGACCGCGTGGCCTCGGTGCTGAAGGAGCTGGGGCTGGCATGA